Genomic segment of Candidatus Omnitrophota bacterium:
TCGACGATCCCCAGATAGATCTGGTATTGTTGCGGGCGCAGGAAATGTCCAGGTACGTGCAGGACGGGGCTTTGGATTGCGGGATCACCGGAAATGACTGGATACTGGAGAACCGCTCAGACGTGGTCAGGGTCACGGATCTGGTTTACGCCAAGCAGAGCATGAGCAAGGTCCGTTGGGTCCTGGCTGTGCCGGAATGCACCGGGATAAGGTCTCTGAAGGATTTGAACAACAAGCGCGTTGCCACGGAACTGGTCAATGTAACCAAGGATTTCTTTAAGAAGAATAAAGTTAAAGTGGACGTGGAATTCAGCTGGGGCGCCACCGAGGTCAAGGTGAGCTCCGGGCTGGTGGACGCCATCGTGGAATTGACCGAGACCGGCCGCAGCCTTAAGGCCAATAAGCTGGCGATAATGGATACCCTGTGCGAATCCACGACCCAGTTCATCGCCAATAAAGATTCCTATAAGAACGCTTGGAAAA
This window contains:
- the hisG gene encoding ATP phosphoribosyltransferase gives rise to the protein MKNNVLKLGLPKGSLQEATFRMFKKAGFSVSLPSERSYFPYIDDPQIDLVLLRAQEMSRYVQDGALDCGITGNDWILENRSDVVRVTDLVYAKQSMSKVRWVLAVPECTGIRSLKDLNNKRVATELVNVTKDFFKKNKVKVDVEFSWGATEVKVSSGLVDAIVELTETGRSLKANKLAIMDTLCESTTQFIANKDSYKNAWKKAKIAQIALLLKGAIAAEGKVGLKMNVKKSDVAKVSGLLPALKEPTISGLSAQGWVAIETIIDEKVVRTLIPALKAAGAEGIIEYPLNKIIY